The proteins below are encoded in one region of Rhodopirellula halodulae:
- a CDS encoding two-component system sensor histidine kinase NtrB — MFENHDGPNVRRFAIVLALLSLLALGVTASMLSNVRHEQEIFARLTQHLPKSDLEAARTLSGELSLQSGLSVLLGLNIIATAVAVAWVVRGYLSNKRTLEDVKVYSADVLASMDAGVITTDRNGRITSINPSGKQLIDIDDESVGRTLDSLGNRHALLAEIREEVATYHHPIRDRDYNLDEQGHRRTFRAGCTLLQNRRGEEIGTVLHVRDVSEKALMEERLRRMERYMGLGSLAAGLQHEIKNPLSALTLHIQLLCERLESTTQDDEVDELLDVLRTEIHRINDVLDGFRNYASTDHVGSSSVDVAVLIERLVRLLRPQAEQQSVRLHIEQSVELVGLVQGDSVGLEQVLLNLALNGMMAMPEGGTLTFRLSRQEEQIRIDVRDEGNGIPEEIRPRVFDPYFTTRSNGTGMGLALCDKIVRQHNGSIDFRVIDSETEGKPASVAGTEFTVLLPLSQPE, encoded by the coding sequence ATGTTTGAAAACCATGACGGCCCGAATGTGCGTCGCTTCGCGATTGTCTTGGCGCTGCTGAGTTTGTTGGCTCTCGGAGTCACCGCGTCGATGCTTTCCAACGTTCGCCATGAGCAAGAAATCTTTGCTCGCTTGACCCAGCACCTTCCCAAGAGCGACTTGGAAGCTGCCCGCACGCTTTCCGGTGAACTCAGCTTACAAAGCGGTTTGAGTGTGCTGCTGGGATTGAACATCATTGCGACGGCGGTGGCGGTCGCTTGGGTCGTCCGTGGCTACCTCAGCAACAAACGCACCCTGGAAGACGTCAAAGTTTACTCGGCAGACGTGCTCGCCAGCATGGACGCTGGGGTCATCACCACGGACCGGAACGGTCGCATCACCAGCATCAACCCAAGCGGCAAACAACTGATCGACATCGACGATGAGTCCGTCGGCAGAACATTGGACTCGCTCGGAAACCGCCACGCGTTGCTCGCCGAAATTCGTGAAGAGGTGGCGACCTATCATCACCCCATTCGTGATCGAGACTACAACCTTGATGAGCAAGGTCACCGTCGAACGTTCCGTGCCGGTTGCACGCTGTTGCAAAACCGTCGTGGAGAAGAGATCGGCACCGTGCTGCATGTGCGAGACGTTTCGGAAAAAGCGTTGATGGAAGAACGCTTGAGACGCATGGAACGCTACATGGGGTTGGGTTCGTTAGCCGCCGGACTCCAGCATGAGATCAAGAATCCTCTCAGTGCATTGACGCTCCATATCCAACTCCTTTGCGAGCGGTTGGAATCCACCACGCAAGACGACGAGGTCGACGAACTGCTGGATGTCTTGCGAACGGAGATTCACCGAATCAATGACGTCTTGGATGGTTTTCGCAACTATGCCTCCACCGATCATGTTGGATCGAGCTCGGTGGACGTGGCGGTACTGATCGAACGATTAGTCCGATTGCTACGTCCCCAAGCGGAACAGCAATCGGTGCGTTTGCACATCGAACAGTCGGTCGAGTTGGTGGGGCTGGTGCAGGGTGACTCCGTCGGTTTGGAACAAGTCCTGTTGAATTTGGCGCTCAATGGAATGATGGCCATGCCCGAAGGAGGCACGCTCACCTTTCGTTTGTCGCGACAAGAGGAACAGATACGGATCGATGTTCGAGACGAAGGAAACGGCATCCCCGAAGAAATTCGCCCACGCGTTTTTGATCCGTACTTCACCACTCGCAGCAACGGCACTGGCATGGGTTTGGCGTTGTGTGACAAGATTGTTCGTCAACACAACGGCAGCATCGATTTTCGAGTGATTGATAGCGAAACCGAAGGCAAACCCGCGTCCGTCGCCGGCACTGAATTCACCGTCTTACTCCCGCTGAGCCAACCAGAATGA
- a CDS encoding sigma-54-dependent transcriptional regulator, producing MTHSGFPILIVDDEPNIRSGLKKGLVKEADRIETAASAEEGLEKFHSATFHLVIADVRLGGGMDGIELLKQLRQIDSDVAVIVITAHGTVETAVDAMRAGAFDFISKPLDLNLVRQQVRKAREHRELRQENQSLRTRLADAGELSNIIGQCAAMQDVFHQIRQVAATEATVMIQGESGSGKELVARALHDLSDRSGGPFVAVNLGAMPETLLESELFGHEKGSFSGASRQKPGCFEQAAGGTLFLDEVTEMSAKSQVDLLRVLESKRFTRVGGEQVIETDVRVVSATNKSVPELIQDGSFREDLYYRLNVIPIEVPSLRQRRDDIPLLIEHFLQHFCTRHGRPMKQIAPDAMRALVAAQWPGNVRQLRNMVERLVVTHTGDVIDSDELPGDIQSSQPAAANALPASLSEAVETCEREMIAAVLAECDFHRENSAKRLGVSVRTLHYKMGRYGLH from the coding sequence ATGACACATAGTGGTTTCCCGATTTTGATCGTCGACGATGAACCGAACATTCGGTCGGGTCTCAAAAAGGGATTGGTCAAAGAAGCGGATCGGATCGAAACAGCAGCGAGCGCAGAGGAAGGTCTCGAGAAATTCCATTCGGCCACGTTTCACTTGGTGATCGCCGATGTGCGGCTGGGCGGTGGAATGGATGGAATCGAACTTCTGAAACAACTTCGACAAATTGATTCCGATGTCGCGGTAATCGTGATCACCGCCCATGGAACGGTTGAAACCGCCGTTGATGCGATGCGTGCGGGCGCGTTTGACTTCATCTCCAAACCACTCGATTTGAACTTGGTTCGGCAACAGGTTCGCAAAGCCCGCGAACACCGAGAGCTGCGTCAGGAAAATCAATCGCTGCGAACACGATTGGCGGACGCAGGCGAATTGTCCAACATCATCGGCCAGTGCGCCGCGATGCAGGATGTGTTCCATCAAATTCGCCAAGTCGCGGCGACCGAAGCCACGGTCATGATTCAAGGTGAAAGTGGATCTGGAAAAGAGCTCGTTGCGAGAGCGCTTCACGATTTGAGCGACCGAAGCGGCGGTCCTTTCGTCGCGGTGAATTTAGGTGCCATGCCAGAAACACTGTTGGAAAGTGAACTGTTTGGTCACGAAAAAGGTTCCTTCAGTGGTGCGTCGCGGCAAAAACCAGGCTGCTTTGAACAGGCTGCGGGGGGAACACTGTTCCTCGACGAAGTCACAGAGATGTCCGCGAAAAGTCAGGTCGACCTACTGCGGGTGCTCGAGTCAAAACGCTTCACTCGCGTTGGGGGAGAACAAGTCATTGAAACCGATGTTCGCGTGGTTTCCGCAACGAACAAATCGGTCCCCGAGTTGATTCAAGACGGGTCTTTTCGAGAAGATTTGTACTACCGACTGAACGTGATCCCAATCGAAGTCCCTTCGCTTCGACAGCGACGCGATGACATCCCCTTGTTGATCGAACACTTCCTTCAGCACTTTTGCACGCGGCATGGCCGACCGATGAAACAGATCGCGCCAGATGCCATGCGAGCATTGGTGGCGGCGCAGTGGCCAGGAAACGTTCGGCAACTGCGAAACATGGTCGAACGATTGGTGGTCACTCATACCGGGGACGTCATCGATTCCGATGAATTGCCCGGCGACATTCAATCGTCGCAGCCCGCGGCGGCGAATGCTCTGCCCGCGTCCTTGAGTGAGGCGGTGGAAACTTGCGAGCGAGAAATGATTGCCGCAGTGCTGGCCGAGTGCGATTTCCACCGAGAAAATTCGGCGAAACGGTTGGGCGTCAGCGTTCGCACGCTGCACTACAAAATGGGCCGATACGGGCTGCACTGA